One segment of Acidimicrobiia bacterium DNA contains the following:
- a CDS encoding cytidylate kinase family protein gives MNHAPPRTPGKIAIAGNIGSGKSSVARRVVEITGWPLVSTGSLFRELAARRGLTVLELNQLAESDPTIDAEVDGNLIRLAATDQAAVIDSRLAWHFVPQSFKVYLVVDPKAAVGRVYGAGRADERYSSVEEATAEVLARQAVEAERYHDTYGVTVDDWRNYDLIVDTSRVGVDTVAEVVIAHLDEHPPAESPKPTCHFDPARLMASPDTVGAPTIDPIVRVAVHDDQIAVVSGHELVATALDRDDRLIRCELIAFEDEEVDPGVSAIQFVSAITAGRDMDEQ, from the coding sequence ATGAACCACGCACCGCCCCGGACACCGGGAAAGATCGCCATTGCCGGCAACATCGGCAGCGGAAAGTCGTCAGTGGCGAGGCGGGTAGTGGAGATCACCGGGTGGCCGCTGGTGTCGACCGGATCGCTGTTCCGGGAACTGGCTGCCCGGCGGGGGCTGACGGTGCTCGAGTTGAACCAACTCGCCGAATCTGATCCCACGATCGACGCCGAGGTGGACGGGAACCTCATCCGCCTCGCCGCGACCGACCAGGCGGCCGTGATCGACTCCCGCCTGGCATGGCACTTCGTACCCCAGTCGTTCAAGGTCTACCTCGTCGTCGACCCGAAGGCTGCCGTAGGCCGGGTCTACGGAGCGGGCCGCGCCGATGAGCGATATTCATCGGTAGAAGAGGCCACCGCCGAGGTGCTCGCCCGTCAAGCGGTCGAAGCCGAGCGGTATCACGACACCTACGGCGTCACAGTCGACGACTGGCGCAACTACGACCTCATCGTCGATACGAGTCGGGTTGGCGTCGATACGGTGGCCGAGGTGGTCATCGCACATCTCGATGAGCACCCGCCCGCAGAATCTCCGAAACCAACCTGCCATTTCGACCCGGCACGCCTCATGGCGTCACCCGACACGGTCGGCGCCCCGACCATCGACCCGATCGTCCGGGTGGCAGTACACGACGATCAGATAGCCGTCGTCAGCGGACACGAGTTGGTGGCGACAGCGCTGGACCGAGATGATCGACTGATCCGTTGCGAGCTGATTGCCTTCGAAGACGAGGAGGTCGATCCCGGGGTATCGGCCATCCAGTTCGTCTCGGCGATCACCGCGGGGCGAGACATGGATGAACAGTGA
- the mihF gene encoding integration host factor, actinobacterial type: MSTPPYLSPEQRAAALAKAAEARRVRAAVREELRTGEATLADVLGRTDDEMIAGMKVKAILTALPGLGKVKSFRLMDRLGIADNRRVRGLGTQQRKALLEELGP; the protein is encoded by the coding sequence GTGTCGACCCCTCCATACCTCTCTCCCGAGCAGCGGGCGGCCGCGCTTGCCAAGGCGGCGGAAGCACGGCGGGTGCGGGCTGCAGTACGCGAGGAGCTGCGGACGGGCGAGGCCACCCTCGCGGATGTGCTGGGTCGGACCGACGACGAGATGATCGCCGGCATGAAGGTGAAGGCGATTCTGACCGCGCTCCCCGGCCTGGGGAAGGTCAAGTCGTTTCGGCTGATGGATCGGTTGGGGATAGCCGACAACCGTCGGGTACGAGGTCTGGGGACTCAGCAGCGGAAAGCGTTGCTGGAGGAACTGGGGCCCTGA
- the nusB gene encoding transcription antitermination factor NusB translates to MKPAEAREAALRTLYQADQRRESPDTEELSGRAGGLVTGVWADRAALDGAIGAVSSGWRVERMPVIDRNILRIALWELLNRPDIPVAVVISEAVRLAKLYSTERSGGFVNGVLSRLATERVDG, encoded by the coding sequence ATGAAGCCCGCGGAGGCCCGCGAGGCGGCGCTCCGCACGCTCTACCAGGCAGACCAGCGACGCGAGTCTCCCGACACCGAGGAATTGAGCGGACGGGCTGGTGGGCTCGTGACCGGTGTGTGGGCCGACCGTGCTGCCCTCGACGGGGCGATCGGCGCGGTCTCGTCCGGGTGGCGGGTCGAGAGGATGCCGGTGATCGACCGCAACATCCTGCGGATCGCCCTATGGGAACTGCTCAACCGTCCCGACATCCCGGTGGCTGTCGTCATCTCGGAGGCAGTGCGGCTCGCGAAGCTGTATTCCACCGAGCGCAGTGGGGGATTCGTCAACGGCGTGCTCTCCCGCCTCGCGACTGAGCGGGTCGACGGATGA
- the efp gene encoding elongation factor P — protein sequence MVSTNDVRPGMTLDLDDGIFQIVDYQHVKPGKGKAFVRMKLKNIDSGAVVDRTFRADEPVQQAIITRRPHQFLYRDDFGFHFMDGETFSQLALKGDEVGSAEAYLREGDNVSLSMYEGKAIGIDLPASVEMEVAYTEPGVKGDRSSAGTKPATTDTGLVVQVPLFVETGDRIKVDTRSGSYMTRVT from the coding sequence ATGGTCTCGACGAACGACGTACGGCCCGGCATGACGCTGGACCTGGATGACGGCATCTTCCAGATCGTCGACTACCAGCACGTCAAGCCCGGGAAGGGCAAGGCTTTCGTACGCATGAAGTTGAAGAACATAGACTCCGGCGCCGTAGTCGACCGGACCTTTCGCGCCGACGAGCCGGTCCAGCAAGCGATCATCACCCGGCGTCCCCACCAGTTCCTGTATCGCGACGACTTCGGGTTTCACTTCATGGACGGCGAGACCTTCTCCCAGCTCGCCCTGAAGGGCGATGAGGTCGGCTCGGCGGAGGCGTATCTCAGGGAGGGGGACAACGTCAGCCTCTCGATGTACGAGGGCAAGGCGATCGGGATCGACCTGCCGGCGTCGGTCGAGATGGAAGTGGCCTACACGGAACCAGGGGTGAAGGGCGATCGGTCGTCGGCGGGCACCAAGCCGGCGACGACGGACACCGGGCTGGTGGTCCAGGTTCCGCTGTTCGTGGAGACCGGCGACCGGATCAAAGTCGACACCCGCTCTGGCTCGTACATGACCCGGGTCACATGA
- a CDS encoding aminopeptidase P family protein has protein sequence MKHGERLNALRASITAPILVSRAPNLQYLTGFTGSNGFLLVRPSGAAVFITDGRYGELAKALVADLSDTELIVYTSGMWDVFRKVVGGLDSVALEADGVTWAFSSDFARETAVDTVAGGGSVEALRRTKDSVEIAALGAAAAAGDAAFTALRTIAGGAVSEKQLGWRLIDVMREHGGDAAEWEPIVAAGAGASIPHYRAGEKRVGSGLLLLDYGCVVDGYHSDMSRTVWLEGEADEEMTRVYRAVLESQEAGLARVAPGVACGAVDEAAREVLRGYGYEEQFLHSTGHGVGLEIHEPPWVRRGNDDLLEVGDVITVEPGVYIPGAGGVRIEDMIVVTESGGSVLTGSHKEFTLGA, from the coding sequence ATGAAGCACGGCGAACGTCTGAACGCGCTCCGGGCAAGCATCACTGCGCCGATCCTGGTGTCGCGGGCTCCCAACCTCCAATACCTGACAGGCTTCACCGGCTCGAACGGCTTTCTCCTGGTGAGACCCTCCGGCGCCGCCGTGTTCATCACCGATGGCAGGTATGGAGAGCTGGCCAAGGCACTCGTTGCCGATCTGTCCGACACCGAGTTGATCGTGTACACCTCGGGCATGTGGGATGTGTTCCGCAAGGTCGTCGGTGGCCTCGACTCGGTGGCGCTCGAGGCCGACGGGGTCACCTGGGCATTCTCCAGCGACTTCGCCCGGGAGACCGCAGTCGACACCGTCGCCGGCGGAGGCTCGGTCGAGGCCCTTCGGCGCACCAAGGATTCCGTCGAGATCGCCGCCCTGGGTGCGGCCGCCGCGGCGGGTGACGCCGCGTTCACCGCGCTTCGGACCATCGCTGGAGGCGCGGTGAGCGAGAAGCAGTTGGGCTGGCGGCTCATCGACGTCATGCGCGAGCACGGTGGTGATGCCGCCGAGTGGGAGCCCATCGTCGCAGCAGGCGCAGGAGCGTCCATTCCTCACTACCGGGCAGGGGAGAAGCGAGTCGGGTCGGGGCTGCTCCTTCTCGACTACGGGTGCGTCGTGGACGGCTACCACTCCGACATGAGCCGGACGGTGTGGCTCGAGGGGGAGGCGGACGAGGAGATGACGCGGGTGTACCGGGCGGTGCTGGAGTCGCAGGAGGCGGGACTGGCCAGGGTGGCGCCCGGCGTTGCCTGCGGGGCCGTCGACGAAGCAGCGCGAGAGGTACTCCGAGGCTACGGCTACGAGGAGCAATTCCTCCATAGCACCGGTCACGGCGTCGGTCTCGAGATCCACGAACCGCCCTGGGTTCGCCGGGGAAACGACGACCTGCTCGAGGTCGGCGATGTGATCACCGTCGAGCCAGGCGTATACATTCCGGGTGCAGGTGGGGTGCGCATCGAGGACATGATCGTGGTGACCGAGTCGGGCGGCTCGGTCCTCACCGGATCACACAAAGAGTTCACGCTGGGCGCTTGA
- a CDS encoding 3-dehydroquinate synthase family protein → MGEVVVGGVTRVVIGRDLLGPDAVLGDATPAFCGLVTQPGAAPVAERVAAGLAAAGIRTEVYPVADRDVAKSLATVEAVCRGLAEAGATRDDMVVGVGGGAVTDLAGFVGAVFLRGVRVHFVPTTLLAAIDASIGGKSGVNVGGKNLIGAFRHPARVVIDLSVLDALPGELIREGMAEALKAGLVGDPGLFELIERDGQGADLAEVVTRAVAVKARIVGEDFEERGARAHLNYGHTVGHALEAITGMPHGEAVAVGMVAAGRASVIEAGFDGEERQRAAIAGLGLPTEAPIVDRVELLSRLRLDKKHDSRGLRMVVLEAVGRPLVRPVGSATVDAALAAVGISGGES, encoded by the coding sequence ATGGGCGAAGTCGTCGTAGGCGGAGTCACCCGGGTGGTGATCGGGCGCGATCTCCTCGGGCCTGATGCCGTCTTAGGGGACGCCACTCCGGCGTTCTGTGGCCTCGTGACTCAGCCAGGAGCCGCGCCCGTGGCCGAGCGCGTTGCCGCCGGACTGGCCGCAGCCGGTATCCGTACCGAGGTGTATCCGGTCGCGGACCGGGATGTCGCCAAGTCGCTTGCGACCGTCGAGGCGGTCTGTCGCGGCCTTGCCGAGGCGGGGGCGACACGAGACGACATGGTGGTCGGGGTGGGCGGGGGAGCGGTCACCGATCTCGCCGGGTTCGTCGGGGCGGTTTTCTTGCGGGGGGTGAGGGTGCACTTCGTGCCGACCACTCTGCTGGCGGCGATCGACGCCTCGATCGGAGGAAAATCGGGGGTGAATGTCGGGGGCAAGAACCTGATCGGGGCGTTTCGCCACCCGGCGAGGGTGGTGATCGACCTTTCGGTGCTGGACGCCCTGCCGGGGGAGCTGATCAGGGAGGGCATGGCCGAGGCACTCAAGGCAGGGCTCGTGGGCGATCCCGGGCTGTTCGAACTCATCGAGCGCGACGGCCAGGGGGCCGACCTGGCGGAGGTCGTCACCCGGGCGGTGGCGGTAAAGGCCCGCATCGTCGGCGAGGACTTCGAGGAGCGGGGCGCGCGAGCCCATTTGAACTACGGGCACACGGTGGGACACGCTCTCGAAGCAATCACCGGCATGCCGCACGGGGAAGCAGTCGCCGTCGGGATGGTGGCCGCGGGGCGGGCGTCGGTCATCGAGGCCGGCTTCGACGGAGAGGAGCGGCAGCGTGCCGCCATCGCCGGGTTGGGCCTGCCCACCGAGGCGCCCATCGTGGACCGGGTCGAGTTGTTGAGCCGTCTGCGGCTCGACAAGAAGCACGACTCCCGAGGTCTCCGGATGGTGGTCCTCGAGGCAGTCGGTCGCCCGCTGGTGCGGCCGGTCGGCTCCGCTACCGTTGACGCCGCCCTCGCAGCCGTTGGCATTTCGGGAGGAGAGTCATGA
- a CDS encoding shikimate kinase: MATIWLIGMMGAGKTTVAPLVAARLGRDWVDTDRLVESRSGRSVVELFAEGEGVFRRAEAEVVRSLLGEPIVVACGGGVVLDEELTASMRSGGFLVWLDAPPEVLRLRTGPAAERPLLSAGPAGTLLRILEERLGRYEAAAHAVVVATVPPQEVAERVIEAWAKSS, from the coding sequence ATGGCGACCATCTGGCTCATCGGCATGATGGGTGCGGGAAAGACGACCGTTGCGCCACTGGTGGCGGCGCGGCTCGGGCGCGACTGGGTGGACACCGATCGCCTGGTGGAATCCCGGTCGGGTCGGAGCGTCGTCGAGCTGTTCGCAGAGGGAGAGGGAGTCTTCCGCCGGGCGGAAGCCGAGGTGGTGCGTTCGCTGCTCGGCGAGCCGATCGTGGTCGCCTGTGGCGGGGGAGTGGTGCTGGACGAGGAGCTGACCGCGTCGATGCGCTCTGGCGGGTTTCTCGTTTGGCTCGACGCACCACCCGAGGTGCTGCGCTTGCGGACCGGCCCCGCAGCGGAGCGGCCGCTGCTGAGTGCCGGCCCCGCGGGGACTCTCCTCCGGATTCTCGAAGAGCGGCTTGGGAGGTATGAGGCCGCGGCGCATGCGGTGGTCGTGGCCACGGTGCCACCGCAGGAAGTGGCGGAGAGGGTGATCGAGGCATGGGCGAAGTCGTCGTAG
- the aroC gene encoding chorismate synthase produces MLRFLTAGESHGPGLVAIVEGLPAGLEVSAEGIAAELARRRMGHGRGPRMRIEQDEIEVLGGIRFGKTLGSPVAVLVRNTEWPRWAAEMSPTPGAATRPLTTPRPGHADLAGMLKYDTHDARDILERSSARETAARTVAGHLAKRLLAEAGAEIVSHVIAIGQVETSGDTRPGPGELDLVDRSPVRTLDPVAEERMVAAIDLARDQRDTLGGVAEVIAYGVPAGVGSHVHWDRRLDGLLAGALMSIPGIKAVGVGDGLISAARPGSAAHDEIGFEDGVFKRPTERAGGIEGGMSTGQPITARIAMKPLSTLMRPLPTVDVTTKEPGEAFRERSDVCAVPAAAVVGEQMVALVLAAEMSRMFGGDTIADFRRSVDSYRSRQAAF; encoded by the coding sequence ATGCTCCGCTTTCTTACTGCTGGTGAGTCACATGGCCCCGGCCTGGTGGCCATCGTCGAAGGGCTGCCTGCCGGCCTCGAGGTGTCGGCTGAGGGCATAGCCGCGGAGCTGGCGAGACGCCGGATGGGCCACGGACGGGGTCCGCGGATGCGGATCGAGCAGGACGAGATCGAGGTTCTCGGCGGAATCCGGTTCGGCAAGACCCTGGGGAGCCCGGTGGCCGTGCTCGTCCGCAATACCGAATGGCCGCGTTGGGCCGCAGAGATGTCCCCCACGCCGGGTGCCGCCACCCGGCCACTGACCACCCCTCGGCCGGGGCACGCCGACCTCGCGGGGATGCTCAAGTACGACACCCACGACGCCCGCGACATCCTCGAGCGATCTTCTGCGCGGGAGACCGCCGCCCGCACGGTCGCCGGTCATCTGGCCAAACGGCTCCTCGCCGAAGCGGGGGCGGAAATCGTCAGCCATGTGATCGCCATCGGACAGGTCGAAACAAGCGGAGACACCCGGCCCGGCCCGGGCGAGCTCGACCTCGTCGATCGCTCGCCGGTGCGGACGCTCGATCCGGTCGCTGAAGAGCGGATGGTTGCCGCCATCGACCTGGCACGCGACCAACGCGACACGCTCGGGGGCGTCGCCGAGGTGATCGCCTATGGAGTGCCGGCGGGCGTGGGCAGCCATGTCCATTGGGATCGCCGCCTCGACGGTCTTCTTGCCGGGGCGCTGATGTCGATTCCAGGGATCAAGGCCGTCGGCGTCGGGGACGGACTGATTTCGGCAGCCCGTCCCGGCTCGGCGGCTCACGACGAGATCGGCTTCGAGGATGGTGTCTTCAAGCGCCCGACCGAGCGGGCGGGTGGGATCGAAGGTGGGATGTCGACCGGCCAGCCGATTACGGCGCGGATTGCCATGAAACCGCTGTCGACGCTGATGCGGCCTCTGCCGACCGTCGACGTCACCACCAAGGAGCCGGGTGAGGCGTTTCGGGAACGCTCGGACGTGTGCGCGGTGCCGGCCGCGGCGGTGGTGGGCGAGCAGATGGTGGCGCTGGTGCTCGCCGCTGAGATGTCCCGGATGTTCGGCGGCGACACAATCGCTGACTTCCGCCGGTCGGTGGACTCGTACAGAAGCCGCCAAGCCGCCTTCTGA